The Stenotrophomonas maltophilia genome includes a region encoding these proteins:
- a CDS encoding DUF3011 domain-containing protein codes for MGKALTWRTLACTLLPMLAAAGGAQAQSYGYGYDDDRYGGREGSGIVRCESIKNRSNECRLEGRARMIRQLSGSPCVEGETWGQSRYGVWVTQGCRAEFVGEYRRGGGWGNGGGWGNGNGNGNGWGGGEVITCHSNGHRQEYCDARIRRGVRLVRQDSRSACIEGQTWGWDRRGIWVSDGCRAQFQVN; via the coding sequence ATGGGCAAGGCACTCACCTGGCGTACCCTGGCCTGCACCCTGCTGCCGATGCTGGCGGCGGCGGGTGGCGCCCAGGCGCAGAGCTATGGCTACGGCTATGACGACGACCGCTACGGTGGCCGCGAAGGCAGCGGCATCGTGCGCTGCGAGTCGATCAAGAACCGTAGCAACGAGTGCCGTCTGGAGGGCCGCGCGCGGATGATCCGCCAGTTGTCCGGCTCGCCGTGCGTGGAAGGTGAGACCTGGGGCCAGTCGCGCTATGGCGTCTGGGTGACCCAGGGCTGCCGCGCCGAGTTCGTCGGCGAGTACCGTCGTGGTGGCGGCTGGGGCAATGGGGGTGGTTGGGGCAACGGCAACGGCAACGGCAACGGTTGGGGCGGCGGTGAGGTGATCACCTGTCATTCCAATGGGCATCGCCAGGAGTACTGCGACGCCCGCATCCGCCGCGGCGTGCGCCTGGTTCGCCAGGATTCGCGCAGTGCCTGCATCGAGGGCCAGACTTGGGGCTGGGATCGTCGTGGCATCTGGGTCAGCGACGGCTGCCGGGCACAGTTCCAGGTGAACTGA
- a CDS encoding lipocalin family protein yields the protein MQLRPTLLACLLLAAAPVIAAEPVRAVDTLDIDRYAGQWHEIAHLPVSFQKQCVGEITANYGLRRDGRISVTNACRKADGERVIAEGVARPVAGHPGQLQVRFVPDWLSWVPLVWADYWVLALDPDYQWALVGEPDRKYLWILSRLPEMDRARFEQLKEKAEAMGYDLRPLRLMAPLRDTPAD from the coding sequence ATGCAATTGCGCCCCACCCTGCTCGCCTGCCTGCTGCTGGCCGCCGCCCCGGTGATCGCCGCCGAACCGGTGCGTGCAGTCGACACGCTGGACATCGACCGCTATGCAGGCCAATGGCACGAGATCGCTCACCTGCCGGTGTCATTCCAGAAGCAGTGCGTCGGCGAGATCACCGCCAACTACGGGCTGCGCCGCGATGGCCGCATCAGTGTCACCAATGCCTGCCGCAAAGCCGACGGAGAACGCGTGATCGCCGAAGGCGTTGCACGCCCGGTGGCTGGCCATCCCGGCCAACTGCAGGTGCGCTTCGTTCCGGACTGGCTGAGCTGGGTGCCACTGGTCTGGGCCGACTACTGGGTGCTGGCGCTGGACCCGGACTACCAGTGGGCCCTGGTTGGTGAACCGGACCGGAAATACCTGTGGATCCTCTCGCGCCTGCCGGAAATGGACCGCGCCCGGTTCGAGCAGTTGAAGGAAAAAGCCGAAGCCATGGGCTACGACCTGCGCCCGCTGCGCCTGATGGCCCCGCTTCGCGATACGCCCGCCGATTGA
- a CDS encoding DUF3011 domain-containing protein — protein MTLRPLLPITGAALALLLAATAVAAQDYDTDHIPALRCESQFNKTEQCPIEGPMRLARQLSVTRCVEDQNWGQSRRMLWVTDGCRAEFVADEHGRWPGRGRSRDRDNEGERLVCESYENKDKECRIRVRHEVRLVRQKSVTACIEDRNWGWDRRGMWVSDGCRAEFRVY, from the coding sequence ATGACCCTTCGCCCGCTGCTGCCGATCACCGGCGCCGCCCTTGCCCTGCTGCTGGCCGCCACCGCCGTGGCCGCCCAGGACTACGACACTGATCACATTCCAGCGCTGCGCTGCGAATCCCAGTTCAACAAGACCGAGCAATGCCCCATCGAGGGACCGATGCGCCTGGCCAGGCAGCTGTCGGTGACCCGTTGCGTGGAAGACCAGAACTGGGGCCAGAGCCGGCGCATGCTGTGGGTGACCGACGGCTGCCGCGCCGAGTTCGTTGCCGACGAACACGGCCGCTGGCCGGGACGTGGCCGCAGCCGTGATCGCGACAACGAGGGCGAACGCCTGGTCTGCGAGTCCTACGAGAACAAGGACAAGGAGTGCCGGATTCGCGTGCGCCATGAGGTACGGCTGGTCAGGCAGAAATCGGTGACAGCCTGCATCGAGGACCGCAACTGGGGCTGGGACCGCCGTGGGATGTGGGTCAGCGACGGCTGCCGTGCCGAGTTCCGGGTGTATTGA
- a CDS encoding DUF1653 domain-containing protein, producing the protein MAELSPLPTLALGRYRHFKGGEYEVLDIVRSSETLQPMVLYRALYGEGGLWVRPYAMFVEQVPGEHGPQPRFARVDA; encoded by the coding sequence ATGGCTGAGCTGAGTCCGCTCCCCACCCTGGCCCTAGGCCGCTACCGCCACTTCAAGGGCGGCGAGTACGAAGTGCTCGACATCGTCCGCAGCAGCGAGACCCTGCAGCCGATGGTGCTGTACCGCGCGCTGTATGGCGAAGGTGGCCTGTGGGTACGCCCGTACGCCATGTTCGTCGAGCAGGTGCCCGGCGAGCACGGACCGCAACCGCGTTTCGCCCGCGTCGACGCATGA
- a CDS encoding aspartate/glutamate racemase family protein produces MKTLGLIGGMSWESSAQYYRFINEEVRRRLGGAHSAQLLLWSVDFAGIKQLQHEGDWDTLGDHMVDGARRLQAGGADLLLICTNTMHKLTDRIEAACTLPLLHIADPTAQAIVQAGARKVGLLGTAFTMEQDFYRGRLQDRFGLEVLVPEADDRRSVHDIIYQELIAGVVSEHSRQVYAGVIARLVARGAEAIILGCTEIMLLVRPEDSAVPLFDTTALHARAAVDTALA; encoded by the coding sequence ATGAAGACCCTTGGCCTGATCGGTGGCATGAGCTGGGAAAGCTCGGCCCAGTACTACCGGTTCATCAACGAGGAGGTACGGCGGCGGCTCGGCGGTGCGCACTCGGCACAGCTGCTGCTGTGGTCGGTGGATTTCGCCGGCATCAAGCAGCTGCAGCACGAAGGCGACTGGGACACCCTGGGTGACCACATGGTCGATGGCGCGCGGCGCCTGCAGGCGGGCGGCGCCGACCTGCTGCTGATCTGCACCAATACCATGCACAAGCTGACCGATCGCATCGAGGCGGCCTGCACGCTGCCGCTGCTGCATATCGCCGACCCCACCGCCCAGGCCATCGTGCAGGCAGGCGCACGCAAGGTGGGCCTGCTCGGCACCGCCTTCACCATGGAACAGGACTTCTACCGCGGCCGACTGCAGGATCGCTTCGGACTGGAGGTGCTGGTACCCGAAGCCGATGATCGTCGCAGCGTGCACGACATCATCTACCAGGAGTTGATCGCTGGTGTGGTCAGCGAGCACTCACGGCAGGTCTATGCCGGCGTGATCGCGCGACTGGTGGCGCGCGGTGCCGAAGCAATCATTCTTGGCTGCACCGAGATCATGCTGCTGGTACGCCCGGAAGACAGTGCAGTGCCGCTGTTCGATACCACCGCCCTGCATGCGCGGGCCGCCGTGGACACGGCCCTGGCTTGA
- a CDS encoding acyl-CoA dehydrogenase C-terminal domain-containing protein, translating to MSSYTAPLSDLRFALHDVLKVEPLFARLGFTDATADVVDAVLEEAGRFSATVLAPLNSVGDEIGCVLDQATGEVTTPPGFKQAYDQFVDGGWTGLTASPELGGQGLPHTLGVPLNEMINAANLAWGNFPLLSHGAIEALKQHGEAWQHEAFLKPLIEGRWTGTMCLTEPHCGTDLGLLKTKAEPNADGSYSITGTKIFITAGEHDLTDNIVHLVLAKLPDAPPGAKGISLFVTPKFKVDRDGNVGERNALRCGSIEHKMGIKGSVTCVMNFDGAQGYLVGQPHKGLQAMFTMMNTARLGVGLQGIGLSERAYQNALKYSRERLQSRALSGAKFPDKPADPILVHPDVRRMLLTVKSLVEGSRLLALHAATLIDVAHHAEDAAERERADTLVSFLTPISKACQTEWGIENTYNALQCFGGHGYIREHGMEQLARDARITTLYEGTTGIQALDLIGRKTASSQGAGLKLMLAEIEAFAKEHEGNEALAEFIGPLRAKAAEWGKLTLDVLQRAAGNPDELGAASYDYLFYSGYVVLAYWWARSVAAADASAHGAAFAEGKRETARFYFARVLPRTLSHAAAIQAGAAPLMAMDDERFGA from the coding sequence ATGAGCAGCTACACCGCCCCGCTTTCCGACCTCCGTTTCGCCCTGCACGACGTGCTCAAGGTCGAACCCCTGTTCGCCCGCCTGGGCTTCACCGACGCCACCGCCGACGTGGTCGATGCCGTGCTGGAAGAAGCTGGCCGCTTCAGCGCCACCGTGCTGGCCCCGCTCAACAGCGTTGGCGATGAGATCGGCTGCGTGCTCGACCAGGCCACCGGTGAAGTGACCACCCCGCCCGGCTTCAAGCAGGCCTACGACCAGTTCGTCGATGGCGGCTGGACCGGCCTGACCGCCTCGCCGGAACTGGGTGGCCAGGGCCTGCCGCACACCCTTGGCGTGCCGCTCAACGAAATGATCAACGCCGCCAACCTGGCGTGGGGCAACTTCCCGCTGCTCTCGCACGGCGCCATCGAAGCGCTGAAGCAGCACGGCGAGGCCTGGCAGCACGAGGCCTTCCTCAAGCCGCTGATCGAGGGCCGCTGGACCGGCACCATGTGCCTGACCGAGCCGCACTGCGGTACCGACCTGGGCCTGCTGAAGACCAAGGCCGAGCCGAACGCCGATGGCAGCTACTCGATCACCGGCACCAAGATCTTCATCACCGCCGGCGAGCACGACCTGACCGACAACATCGTGCACCTGGTGCTGGCCAAGCTGCCCGACGCCCCTCCGGGCGCCAAGGGCATCTCGCTGTTCGTCACGCCCAAGTTCAAGGTCGACCGCGATGGCAATGTCGGCGAGCGCAACGCACTGCGCTGCGGCTCGATCGAGCACAAGATGGGTATCAAGGGTTCGGTCACCTGCGTGATGAACTTCGACGGTGCGCAGGGTTACCTGGTCGGCCAGCCGCACAAGGGCCTGCAGGCCATGTTCACCATGATGAACACCGCGCGCCTGGGCGTCGGCCTTCAGGGCATCGGCCTGTCCGAGCGCGCTTACCAGAACGCACTGAAGTACAGCCGTGAACGCCTGCAGTCGCGCGCCCTGAGCGGTGCGAAATTCCCGGACAAGCCGGCCGACCCGATCCTGGTGCACCCGGATGTGCGCCGCATGCTGCTGACGGTGAAGTCGCTGGTCGAGGGCAGCCGCCTGCTGGCCCTGCACGCCGCCACCCTGATCGACGTTGCCCATCACGCCGAGGACGCCGCCGAGCGCGAGCGCGCCGATACCCTGGTGAGCTTCCTGACCCCGATCTCCAAGGCCTGCCAGACCGAATGGGGCATCGAGAACACCTACAACGCCCTGCAGTGCTTCGGTGGCCACGGCTATATCCGCGAACACGGCATGGAGCAGCTGGCCCGCGATGCGCGCATCACCACGCTGTATGAAGGCACCACTGGTATCCAGGCGCTGGACCTGATCGGCCGCAAGACCGCCTCCAGCCAGGGCGCCGGCCTGAAGCTGATGCTGGCCGAGATCGAAGCCTTCGCCAAGGAGCATGAAGGCAACGAAGCGCTGGCCGAGTTCATCGGCCCGCTGCGCGCCAAGGCCGCCGAATGGGGCAAGCTGACCCTGGACGTGCTGCAGCGCGCGGCCGGCAATCCAGACGAACTGGGGGCGGCCAGCTACGACTACCTGTTCTATTCGGGCTACGTGGTACTGGCCTACTGGTGGGCCCGCAGCGTGGCCGCCGCCGACGCCAGCGCGCACGGCGCCGCCTTCGCCGAGGGCAAGCGCGAAACCGCTCGCTTCTACTTCGCCCGTGTGCTGCCGCGCACCCTCAGCCACGCCGCCGCGATCCAGGCCGGCGCCGCCCCGCTGATGGCGATGGACGACGAGCGCTTCGGCGCCTGA
- a CDS encoding SMR family transporter: MNPYLYLAAAIVLEVIATSLLKASDGMSRLAPTLGALVGYGLCFYLLSMTMKSIPTGIAYAIWSGVGIVLISLIGLVVFKQRLDAPALTGIGLICAGVLVINLFSRSSAH, encoded by the coding sequence ATGAATCCCTACCTCTACCTTGCCGCTGCCATCGTGCTGGAAGTGATTGCCACATCACTGCTGAAGGCATCCGACGGCATGAGCCGGCTGGCGCCGACACTGGGCGCACTGGTCGGCTACGGGCTGTGCTTCTACCTGCTGTCGATGACCATGAAGTCGATCCCGACCGGCATCGCCTACGCAATCTGGTCCGGCGTCGGCATCGTGCTGATCTCACTGATCGGGCTGGTGGTGTTCAAGCAGCGCCTGGATGCACCGGCGTTGACCGGCATCGGCCTGATCTGCGCCGGCGTACTGGTGATCAACCTGTTCTCGCGCAGCAGCGCGCACTGA
- a CDS encoding HNH endonuclease, giving the protein METDTTRLGLIEAGAPFSAPGAEASPNATTLHRPGSVRLLSLDAHGRVLDWITWQDAACLYAREAVAWTLGDPCLHIHGGTNRFSGLQSGMDLHPIIAARGHARSRAIDPTPNLTNPALFARDAHLCMYCGQQFNRPTLTRDHVVPLSKGGLDCWENVVTACFHCNSRKSDRTPQQAGMPLLAVPYRPSWIEHLILSNRNILADQMAFLKAQLPKRSKLST; this is encoded by the coding sequence ATGGAGACAGACACTACACGCTTGGGTCTGATCGAAGCCGGAGCTCCGTTTTCTGCTCCGGGCGCCGAAGCATCGCCCAACGCCACGACGCTGCATCGCCCCGGTTCGGTCCGGCTGCTCTCGCTTGATGCCCACGGACGCGTACTAGACTGGATCACCTGGCAGGATGCGGCGTGCCTCTACGCCCGCGAAGCGGTGGCCTGGACGCTGGGCGATCCCTGCCTGCACATCCACGGCGGCACCAATCGCTTCAGCGGCCTGCAGAGCGGCATGGACCTGCACCCGATCATCGCCGCGCGCGGCCATGCCCGCTCCCGCGCGATCGACCCCACGCCGAACCTGACCAACCCGGCCCTGTTCGCCCGCGACGCCCACCTGTGCATGTACTGCGGCCAGCAGTTCAACCGCCCCACGCTCACCCGCGACCACGTCGTGCCACTGTCCAAGGGCGGCCTGGACTGCTGGGAAAACGTGGTCACCGCCTGTTTCCACTGCAACTCGCGCAAGAGCGACCGCACCCCGCAGCAGGCCGGAATGCCGCTGCTGGCCGTGCCCTACCGGCCCAGCTGGATCGAGCACCTGATCCTGTCCAACCGCAACATCCTGGCCGACCAGATGGCCTTCCTGAAGGCGCAATTGCCCAAGCGGTCGAAGCTGAGCACCTGA
- a CDS encoding type IV toxin-antitoxin system AbiEi family antitoxin domain-containing protein: protein MLSETHTQRILDLASQRGLLRASDLDAIGTPRVILTRMTAAGLLERVGRGLYRLPGTQVTEFESLALVATRVPQAVFCLLSALQFHGLTTQLPRQVWIAMPRGSHSPRIDYPPIRMVQMAGSAHLAGIEEHLCNGVKVRIYNPAKTVVDCFKHRNKIGLDVALEALKDAWRTRKASADDLWRYAQDCRVATVIRPYMEAVAHE, encoded by the coding sequence ATGCTCTCCGAGACCCACACCCAGCGCATCCTTGATCTGGCTAGCCAGAGAGGGCTGCTGCGCGCCAGCGATTTGGACGCCATCGGCACGCCCCGGGTCATCCTGACGCGCATGACTGCCGCAGGACTGCTGGAACGGGTCGGGCGTGGTCTTTACCGTCTGCCAGGCACACAGGTAACGGAATTCGAGAGTCTTGCCCTTGTCGCCACCAGGGTGCCACAAGCCGTGTTCTGCCTGCTCTCCGCACTCCAGTTTCACGGGCTGACCACCCAACTACCTCGTCAAGTCTGGATCGCCATGCCACGCGGTAGCCACTCACCCCGGATCGACTATCCGCCGATCCGGATGGTTCAGATGGCCGGTAGCGCTCATCTGGCAGGCATCGAGGAGCACTTGTGCAATGGGGTGAAGGTGCGGATCTACAACCCGGCCAAGACCGTGGTCGATTGCTTCAAACATCGCAACAAGATCGGGCTAGATGTGGCTCTGGAGGCATTGAAAGACGCCTGGAGGACGCGCAAGGCGTCCGCAGACGATCTGTGGCGCTACGCTCAGGACTGCCGCGTCGCCACTGTGATTCGACCCTACATGGAGGCAGTCGCCCACGAGTGA
- a CDS encoding LysE family translocator produces MALHTWWWFLATVFVLCGTPGPNMLHILGRSVGLGFRGSVPAMAGCLLAMLLVLAASAAGLSALLHSSPMLFEVLRYLGVAYLAWLGLKAWRDSCRPAPPVTVDATPPVAASLGAWKVFRGGLLVGLSNPKLLLFAAAFLPQFVDPSRGQALQYSVLVATFAACELFWYVMYAAGGHGLRRWLAKPFARRWFERLVGSVFLAFAVALLRFRPR; encoded by the coding sequence ATGGCCCTGCATACCTGGTGGTGGTTCCTCGCCACGGTGTTCGTTCTGTGTGGTACGCCGGGGCCGAACATGCTGCATATCCTCGGTCGCAGCGTCGGGCTGGGGTTCCGTGGCAGTGTGCCGGCGATGGCCGGCTGCCTGCTGGCGATGCTGCTGGTGCTGGCGGCCTCCGCAGCAGGCCTGAGTGCGCTGCTGCATTCCTCGCCGATGCTGTTCGAGGTGCTGCGCTATCTGGGCGTGGCCTATCTGGCCTGGCTGGGCCTGAAGGCATGGCGTGACAGTTGCCGGCCGGCACCGCCGGTGACGGTCGATGCTACGCCGCCGGTTGCGGCCTCGCTGGGCGCGTGGAAGGTGTTCCGTGGTGGCCTTCTGGTGGGCCTGAGCAATCCCAAGCTGCTGCTGTTCGCGGCGGCGTTCCTGCCGCAGTTCGTCGACCCATCACGCGGCCAGGCGCTGCAGTACAGCGTGCTGGTGGCCACCTTCGCCGCGTGCGAACTGTTCTGGTACGTGATGTATGCGGCCGGTGGCCATGGCCTTCGCCGCTGGTTGGCCAAGCCGTTTGCGCGACGCTGGTTCGAGCGCCTGGTGGGCAGCGTGTTCCTGGCGTTTGCCGTCGCGCTGCTGCGCTTCCGTCCGCGCTGA
- the dxs gene encoding 1-deoxy-D-xylulose-5-phosphate synthase, whose amino-acid sequence MIDSARYPRLARIQTPDDLRTFDESELRAVADELRAYLIESVGKSGGHFAAGLGVIELTVALHYLYQTPVDQLVWDVGHQTYPHKILTGRRDQIHTVKQKDGVAPFPKREESEYDTFGVGHSSTSISAALGMAIARQSEGDDRKIVAVIGDGAMTAGMAFEALMHAGGMDPEPNLLVILNDNNMSISEAVGGLTKMLGRATGSRTLNALREGGKKILGDKKNNPARFVKRWEEHWKGMFVPSTMFEEMGFHYTGPIDGHDMPALLSTLKTLRASKGPKLLHVMTTKGKGYEPAEGDQIGYHAVGPFDPDKGLVAKAGAKKPTYTDVFSDWLCDAAAAEPRLYGITPAMREGSGLVRFSKEYPQRYFDVAIAEQHAVTLAAGMATQGGKPVVAIYSTFLQRAYDQLVHDVAIQDLDVLFAIDRAGVVGPDGATHAGNLDLSFLRCVPNLVVMAPSNEAECRQMLSTGLQHPGPAAVRYPRGTGTGVAAGTDLSTLPIGKGELRLQGSRIALLAFGSTVAAAEQVGRELGLSVVNMRFIKPLDRELVLAVAAQHEGLVTIEDNVVAGGAGSGVGELLNAEGVLRPILHLGLPDSYQHHASREDLLAEAGIDAAGIRAAVLKRWPQLATGTPPLSAAG is encoded by the coding sequence ATGATCGACTCTGCCCGCTATCCCCGCCTCGCGCGCATCCAGACGCCGGATGACCTGCGCACGTTCGACGAATCCGAACTGAGGGCGGTTGCCGACGAACTGCGCGCCTACCTCATCGAATCGGTGGGCAAGAGCGGTGGCCACTTCGCCGCCGGCCTGGGCGTGATCGAACTCACCGTGGCCCTGCACTACCTGTACCAGACTCCGGTCGACCAGCTGGTCTGGGATGTCGGTCACCAGACCTACCCGCACAAGATCCTGACCGGGCGCCGCGACCAGATCCACACCGTCAAGCAGAAGGACGGCGTCGCGCCATTCCCGAAGCGCGAGGAGAGCGAATACGACACCTTTGGCGTCGGCCACTCCTCCACCTCGATCTCGGCGGCACTCGGCATGGCCATTGCCCGCCAGTCCGAAGGCGACGACCGCAAGATCGTGGCGGTGATCGGTGACGGTGCGATGACCGCCGGCATGGCCTTCGAAGCGCTGATGCACGCAGGCGGCATGGACCCGGAACCGAACCTGCTGGTGATCCTCAACGACAACAACATGTCGATCTCCGAGGCGGTCGGCGGCCTGACCAAGATGCTCGGCCGTGCCACCGGCAGCCGCACGCTCAATGCGCTGCGCGAAGGCGGCAAGAAGATCCTCGGTGACAAGAAGAACAACCCGGCGCGTTTCGTGAAGCGCTGGGAAGAACACTGGAAGGGCATGTTCGTGCCGTCCACGATGTTCGAGGAGATGGGCTTCCACTACACCGGCCCGATCGACGGCCACGACATGCCCGCCCTGCTGTCCACGCTGAAGACGCTGCGCGCCTCCAAGGGCCCGAAGCTGCTGCACGTGATGACCACCAAGGGCAAGGGCTACGAGCCGGCCGAAGGCGACCAGATCGGTTACCACGCCGTGGGCCCGTTCGATCCGGACAAGGGCCTGGTGGCCAAGGCCGGTGCCAAGAAGCCGACCTATACCGATGTGTTCAGCGACTGGCTGTGCGATGCCGCCGCCGCCGAGCCCCGCCTGTACGGCATCACGCCGGCGATGCGCGAAGGCTCCGGCCTGGTGCGTTTCAGCAAGGAATACCCGCAGCGCTATTTCGACGTGGCGATTGCCGAACAGCATGCGGTCACCCTCGCCGCCGGCATGGCCACCCAGGGTGGCAAGCCGGTGGTGGCGATCTACTCGACCTTCCTGCAGCGCGCGTACGACCAGCTGGTACATGACGTGGCGATCCAGGACCTGGACGTGCTGTTCGCGATCGACCGCGCCGGCGTGGTCGGCCCGGACGGTGCGACCCATGCCGGCAACCTCGACCTGAGCTTCCTGCGCTGCGTGCCCAACCTGGTGGTGATGGCACCGTCCAACGAAGCCGAGTGCCGGCAGATGCTCAGCACCGGCCTGCAGCACCCGGGCCCGGCCGCCGTGCGCTACCCGCGCGGCACCGGCACCGGCGTTGCAGCCGGCACCGACCTTTCCACCCTGCCGATCGGCAAGGGCGAACTGCGCCTGCAGGGCAGCCGCATTGCCCTGCTCGCCTTCGGCAGCACCGTGGCCGCCGCCGAGCAGGTCGGCCGCGAACTGGGCCTGAGCGTGGTCAACATGCGTTTCATCAAGCCGCTGGACCGCGAGCTGGTGCTTGCTGTCGCCGCCCAGCACGAAGGCCTGGTGACGATCGAAGACAACGTGGTGGCCGGTGGCGCCGGTTCAGGCGTCGGCGAGCTGCTCAATGCCGAAGGCGTGCTGCGCCCGATCCTGCACCTGGGCCTGCCCGACAGCTACCAGCATCATGCCAGCCGCGAGGACCTGCTGGCCGAAGCAGGCATCGACGCCGCGGGCATCCGTGCGGCCGTGCTCAAGCGTTGGCCGCAGCTGGCCACAGGTACCCCGCCGCTGAGCGCGGCGGGCTGA
- a CDS encoding TetR/AcrR family transcriptional regulator — MSASPSRSRRKAPDSVRQSLLQATIEVIGRNGLAALTVQDVAQAAGVSKGALFHHFSSKQVLVDEAIGALIGEFEARVRALLQENPEGHGRFSRAYVQANFEHLLQQEQDNDIGLTLGNLMEPGLLAHWRNWKRAMLAEFPGEAGDPRLYAARCAADGYWATAYGRPLDEEERANALAMAEQALKLCDPQ; from the coding sequence ATGTCCGCATCCCCCTCCCGTTCGCGCCGCAAGGCGCCCGACAGCGTGCGCCAGTCACTGCTGCAGGCCACCATTGAAGTGATCGGCCGTAACGGCCTGGCCGCGCTGACCGTGCAGGACGTCGCGCAGGCCGCCGGTGTCAGCAAGGGTGCGTTGTTCCATCATTTCAGCAGCAAGCAGGTGCTGGTGGATGAAGCCATCGGAGCGCTGATTGGAGAATTCGAAGCGCGCGTGCGCGCCCTGCTGCAGGAAAACCCCGAAGGCCATGGCCGTTTCAGCCGCGCCTATGTGCAGGCCAACTTCGAGCATCTGCTGCAGCAGGAGCAGGACAACGACATCGGCCTGACCTTGGGCAACCTGATGGAACCGGGCCTGCTTGCGCACTGGCGCAACTGGAAGCGCGCGATGCTGGCCGAGTTCCCTGGCGAAGCCGGCGACCCACGGCTGTACGCGGCGCGCTGCGCTGCCGATGGCTACTGGGCCACGGCCTATGGGCGTCCGCTGGACGAGGAAGAACGTGCCAATGCATTGGCCATGGCCGAGCAGGCCCTGAAACTGTGCGACCCGCAGTGA
- a CDS encoding NDR1/HIN1-like protein yields MLHRFRIALIVLSTLALAACGNGIVKRVSEPAASLQQLTVRADGNWTVALRLQNFSSMPMTFDDVSLALTVGDAEAGTLQAKPGISIGGTSADVINVDLVPSSAARLVVADALAGNRTLAYGLKGTVAATPQEKKQRSFDISSRSTLNQAPGLPGVLR; encoded by the coding sequence ATGCTCCACCGTTTCCGTATCGCCTTGATCGTCCTGAGCACCCTCGCCCTTGCCGCCTGTGGCAACGGCATCGTCAAGCGTGTTTCGGAACCGGCGGCCAGCCTGCAGCAGCTGACCGTGCGCGCCGACGGCAACTGGACCGTGGCGCTGCGCCTGCAGAACTTCAGCTCGATGCCGATGACTTTCGATGATGTGTCGCTGGCGCTGACCGTCGGCGATGCCGAGGCCGGCACCCTGCAGGCCAAGCCCGGTATCTCCATCGGCGGCACCTCCGCGGATGTCATCAATGTCGACCTGGTGCCCAGTTCGGCCGCACGCCTGGTGGTGGCCGATGCACTGGCCGGCAACCGCACCCTGGCCTATGGCCTGAAGGGAACGGTCGCGGCCACGCCGCAGGAAAAGAAGCAGCGCAGCTTCGACATCAGCAGCCGCAGCACCCTCAACCAGGCCCCGGGCCTGCCGGGCGTGCTGCGCTGA
- a CDS encoding helix-turn-helix transcriptional regulator — MQTEPAFTETELARRWNVSIKTLQRWRSEERGPPYIKLSKAVRYPVDEIVTYEQVNRQGMSNEVPLPSLNDAQPVVESPAPAAPEPKRYYLSEAFALIAQYGSLEAAEAALTEARDEAQG; from the coding sequence ATGCAAACCGAACCCGCCTTCACCGAAACCGAGCTTGCTCGGCGGTGGAACGTCAGCATCAAGACCCTACAACGCTGGCGCAGCGAAGAACGAGGCCCGCCGTATATCAAGCTCTCAAAGGCCGTCCGCTATCCAGTGGATGAGATCGTCACCTATGAGCAGGTGAACCGCCAGGGCATGTCCAACGAAGTGCCGCTGCCATCCTTGAACGACGCGCAGCCCGTTGTCGAATCTCCCGCGCCCGCCGCCCCTGAGCCAAAGCGGTACTACTTGAGCGAGGCCTTCGCACTCATCGCGCAGTACGGCAGTCTTGAAGCGGCCGAGGCCGCGCTGACGGAGGCGCGCGATGAAGCCCAAGGTTGA
- a CDS encoding DUF1328 domain-containing protein has protein sequence MIKWAIIFAVIGVIAGVLGFGGIAGAAVGIAKFLFWAGIIIAVVLFLLGMTVAKKVS, from the coding sequence ATGATCAAGTGGGCCATCATCTTCGCCGTCATCGGTGTGATCGCAGGCGTGCTCGGCTTCGGTGGCATTGCCGGTGCCGCGGTCGGTATCGCCAAGTTCCTGTTCTGGGCCGGCATCATCATCGCCGTGGTGCTGTTCCTGCTCGGCATGACCGTAGCGAAGAAGGTCAGCTAG